The Tenrec ecaudatus isolate mTenEca1 chromosome 6, mTenEca1.hap1, whole genome shotgun sequence genome has a window encoding:
- the CALCOCO1 gene encoding calcium-binding and coiled-coil domain-containing protein 1 isoform X2, giving the protein MMEESSLSRASSRGGVNFLNVARTYIPNTKVECHYTLPPGTVPSASDWIGIFKVEAACVRDYHTFVWSSVPESTADGSPIHASVQFQASYLPRPGAQLYQFRYVNRQGRVCGRSPPFQFREPRPMDELVTLEEADGGSDMLLVVPKATVLQNQLDESQQERNDLMQVKLQLEGEVTELRSRVQELEATLAAARQERAELLEQYKGLSRSHGELTEERDVLSRQQGDHVARILELEDDIQTISEKVLTKEVELDRVRDTVKALTREQEKLLGQLKDVQADKEQSETELQKAEQEVRRLNTELQEAKAQQEEKGAQAKRLKDKVAQMKDTLGQAQKRVAELEPLKEQLRGAQELAASSQQKAALLGEELASAAGARDRTIAELHRSRLEVAEVNGRLSELSLHLKEEKSQWSKERAGMLQNMEAEKDKILKLSAEVLRLEKAVQEERSQHQVLKTELAQEKDSSLVQLSESKRELTELRSALRVSQKEKEQLQEEKQELLEYMRKLEARLEKVADEKWNEDAATEDEEATAGLSCPTALTDSEDESPEDMRPPAYSLCERGEPGSSPAGPREASLVVISQPAPIAPHLSGPAEDSSSDSEAEDEKLVLLAAVQNGGEEANLLLPELGSAFYDMARCVASRGPREGGGRMRVKKDSPVTSSAPCLQDPLWGPSQERREKRLCSGSPVRGQHWGPCHPPVEGVSYLQGSFLEAVAECTPESSCGGSRMLEAFAYGNSAIRS; this is encoded by the exons ATGATGGAAGAATCATCCCTAAGCCGGGCATCATCCCGGGGTGGAGTCAACTTTCTGAATGTAGCCAGGACCTACATCCCCAATACCAAGGTGGAGTGTCATTACACCCTTCCTCCAGGCACCGTGCCTAGTGCCAGCGACTGGATTGGCATCTTCAAG GTAGAGGCTGCCTGCGTTCGGGATTACCATACATTTGTGTGGTCTTCAGTGCCCGAAAGCACAGCGGATGGTtctcctatccatgccagtgtccAGTTCCAAG CCAGCTACCTGCCCAGACCAGGAGCCCAGCTTTACCAGTTCCGATACGTGAACCGGCAGGGCCGGGTGTGTGGGCGGAGCCCCCCTTTCCAGTTCCGAGAGCCAAGGCCCATGGATGAACTGGTCACCCTGGAGGAGGCGGACGGTGGCTCTGACATGCTGCTGGTTGTCCCCAAGGCAACTGTGCTACAG AACCAGCTGGACGAGAGCCAGCAGGAGCGGAATGACCTGATGCAGGTGAAGTTGCAGCTGGAGGGCGAGGTGACAGAGCTGAGGAGCCGGGTGCAGGAGCTGGAGGCCACGCTGGCCGCTGCCAGGCAGGAGCGGGCGGAGCTGCTGGAGCAGTACAAG GGGCTTTCCCGGTCCCACGGAGAGCTCACTGAAGAGAGGGACGTCCTGAGCCGGCAACAGGGAGACCATGTGGCTCGGATCCTGGAGCTGGAAGATGACATCCAGACCATCAGTGAGAAGGTGCTGACGAAGGAGGTGGAGCTGGACAG GGTCAGAGACACCGTGAAGGCCCTGACTCGGGAACAAGAGAAGCTCCTTGGGCAACTGAAGGACGTCCAAGCAGACAAGGAGCAAAGCGAG ACTGAGCTCCAAAAGGCAGAACAGGAGGTCCGTCGCTTGAATACGGAGCTGCAGGAGGCCAAGGCCCAGCAGGAGGAGAAGGGTGCTCAGGCCAAGAGACTGAAGGACAAGGTGGCCCAGATGAAGGACACCCTAGGCCAGGCCCAGAAGCGGGTG GCTGAGCTGGAGCCCTTGAAGGAGCAGCTTCGAGGGGCCCAGGAGCTGGCAGCCTCAAGCCAGCAGAAAGCTGCCCTTCTGGGGGAGGAGCTGGCCAGCGCAGCAGGAGCCAGGGACCGCACCATCGCTGAGCTCCACCGCAGCCGCCTGGAAGTGGCTGAAGTCAACGGCAGGCTCTCCGAGCTCAGTCTGCACTTGAAGGAAGAAAAAAGCCAGTGGAGCAAGGAGAGGGCAGGGATGCTGCAGAATATGGAG GCAGAGAAGGACAAGATCCTGAAGCTGAGCGCAGAGGTCCTTCGCCTGGAGAAGGCCGTTCAGGAGGAGCGGAGTCAGCATCAGGTCCTCAAGACGGAACTGGCCCAGGAAAAGGACTCTAGCCTG GTGCAGCTGTCAGAGAGTAAGCGGGAGCTGACAGAGCTGCGCTCTGCCCTGCGAGTGTCCCAGAAGGAAAAGGAGCAGCTGCAGGAGGAGAAGCAG GAGCTGCTGGAGTACATGCGGAAGCTGGAGGCCCGCCTGGAGAAGGTGGCAGATGAGAAATGGAACGAAGACGCCGCCACAGAGGATGAGGAGGCCACAGCAGGACTGA GCTGCCCGACCGCTCTGACAGACTCCGAGGACGAGTCTCCGGAAGACATGAGGCCCCCAGCCTACAGCCTGTGTGAGCGTGGAGAGCCAGGCTCCTCCCCTGCTGGGCCTCGAGAGGCTTCCCTGGTTGTCATCAGCCAGCCAGCCCCCATTGCTCCCCACCTCTCAGGGCCAGCTGAAGACAGTAGCTCTGACTCG GAGGCGGAAGATGAGAAGTTGGTCCTCCTGGCAGCCGTGCAGAATGGGGGTGAAGAAGCCAACCTGCTGCTTCCTGAGCTGGGCAGCGCCTTCTATGACATGGCCAGGTGTGTGGCAAGTAGAGGACCCAGAGAGGGAGGCGGGAGGATGCGAGTGAAAAAGGACAGCCCCGTGACCAGCTCCGCCCCCTGCCTCCAAGACCCCCTTTGGGGTCCCAGCCAAGAAAGGAGGGAAAAG CGGCTTTGCAGTGGGTCCCCTGTCAGAGGCCAGCACTGGGGGCCCTGTCACCCCCCCGTGGAAGGAGTGTCCTATCT ACAGGGCTCCTTCTTGGAAGCAGTGGCCGAATGTACTCCCGAAAGCAGTTGTGGAGGAAGCAGGATGCTGGAGGCCTTCGCCTATGGAAATAGCGCCATCCGCTCGTAG
- the CALCOCO1 gene encoding calcium-binding and coiled-coil domain-containing protein 1 isoform X1 produces the protein MMEESSLSRASSRGGVNFLNVARTYIPNTKVECHYTLPPGTVPSASDWIGIFKVEAACVRDYHTFVWSSVPESTADGSPIHASVQFQASYLPRPGAQLYQFRYVNRQGRVCGRSPPFQFREPRPMDELVTLEEADGGSDMLLVVPKATVLQNQLDESQQERNDLMQVKLQLEGEVTELRSRVQELEATLAAARQERAELLEQYKGLSRSHGELTEERDVLSRQQGDHVARILELEDDIQTISEKVLTKEVELDRVRDTVKALTREQEKLLGQLKDVQADKEQSETELQKAEQEVRRLNTELQEAKAQQEEKGAQAKRLKDKVAQMKDTLGQAQKRVAELEPLKEQLRGAQELAASSQQKAALLGEELASAAGARDRTIAELHRSRLEVAEVNGRLSELSLHLKEEKSQWSKERAGMLQNMEAEKDKILKLSAEVLRLEKAVQEERSQHQVLKTELAQEKDSSLVQLSESKRELTELRSALRVSQKEKEQLQEEKQELLEYMRKLEARLEKVADEKWNEDAATEDEEATAGLSCPTALTDSEDESPEDMRPPAYSLCERGEPGSSPAGPREASLVVISQPAPIAPHLSGPAEDSSSDSEAEDEKLVLLAAVQNGGEEANLLLPELGSAFYDMASTIFRGAQIALHPLTPAPSPSPTTSGFAVGPLSEASTGGPVTPPWKECPIYRAPSWKQWPNVLPKAVVEEAGCWRPSPMEIAPSARSPGRLSPSAQPRCQGTHTHTCTYTPQPTPS, from the exons ATGATGGAAGAATCATCCCTAAGCCGGGCATCATCCCGGGGTGGAGTCAACTTTCTGAATGTAGCCAGGACCTACATCCCCAATACCAAGGTGGAGTGTCATTACACCCTTCCTCCAGGCACCGTGCCTAGTGCCAGCGACTGGATTGGCATCTTCAAG GTAGAGGCTGCCTGCGTTCGGGATTACCATACATTTGTGTGGTCTTCAGTGCCCGAAAGCACAGCGGATGGTtctcctatccatgccagtgtccAGTTCCAAG CCAGCTACCTGCCCAGACCAGGAGCCCAGCTTTACCAGTTCCGATACGTGAACCGGCAGGGCCGGGTGTGTGGGCGGAGCCCCCCTTTCCAGTTCCGAGAGCCAAGGCCCATGGATGAACTGGTCACCCTGGAGGAGGCGGACGGTGGCTCTGACATGCTGCTGGTTGTCCCCAAGGCAACTGTGCTACAG AACCAGCTGGACGAGAGCCAGCAGGAGCGGAATGACCTGATGCAGGTGAAGTTGCAGCTGGAGGGCGAGGTGACAGAGCTGAGGAGCCGGGTGCAGGAGCTGGAGGCCACGCTGGCCGCTGCCAGGCAGGAGCGGGCGGAGCTGCTGGAGCAGTACAAG GGGCTTTCCCGGTCCCACGGAGAGCTCACTGAAGAGAGGGACGTCCTGAGCCGGCAACAGGGAGACCATGTGGCTCGGATCCTGGAGCTGGAAGATGACATCCAGACCATCAGTGAGAAGGTGCTGACGAAGGAGGTGGAGCTGGACAG GGTCAGAGACACCGTGAAGGCCCTGACTCGGGAACAAGAGAAGCTCCTTGGGCAACTGAAGGACGTCCAAGCAGACAAGGAGCAAAGCGAG ACTGAGCTCCAAAAGGCAGAACAGGAGGTCCGTCGCTTGAATACGGAGCTGCAGGAGGCCAAGGCCCAGCAGGAGGAGAAGGGTGCTCAGGCCAAGAGACTGAAGGACAAGGTGGCCCAGATGAAGGACACCCTAGGCCAGGCCCAGAAGCGGGTG GCTGAGCTGGAGCCCTTGAAGGAGCAGCTTCGAGGGGCCCAGGAGCTGGCAGCCTCAAGCCAGCAGAAAGCTGCCCTTCTGGGGGAGGAGCTGGCCAGCGCAGCAGGAGCCAGGGACCGCACCATCGCTGAGCTCCACCGCAGCCGCCTGGAAGTGGCTGAAGTCAACGGCAGGCTCTCCGAGCTCAGTCTGCACTTGAAGGAAGAAAAAAGCCAGTGGAGCAAGGAGAGGGCAGGGATGCTGCAGAATATGGAG GCAGAGAAGGACAAGATCCTGAAGCTGAGCGCAGAGGTCCTTCGCCTGGAGAAGGCCGTTCAGGAGGAGCGGAGTCAGCATCAGGTCCTCAAGACGGAACTGGCCCAGGAAAAGGACTCTAGCCTG GTGCAGCTGTCAGAGAGTAAGCGGGAGCTGACAGAGCTGCGCTCTGCCCTGCGAGTGTCCCAGAAGGAAAAGGAGCAGCTGCAGGAGGAGAAGCAG GAGCTGCTGGAGTACATGCGGAAGCTGGAGGCCCGCCTGGAGAAGGTGGCAGATGAGAAATGGAACGAAGACGCCGCCACAGAGGATGAGGAGGCCACAGCAGGACTGA GCTGCCCGACCGCTCTGACAGACTCCGAGGACGAGTCTCCGGAAGACATGAGGCCCCCAGCCTACAGCCTGTGTGAGCGTGGAGAGCCAGGCTCCTCCCCTGCTGGGCCTCGAGAGGCTTCCCTGGTTGTCATCAGCCAGCCAGCCCCCATTGCTCCCCACCTCTCAGGGCCAGCTGAAGACAGTAGCTCTGACTCG GAGGCGGAAGATGAGAAGTTGGTCCTCCTGGCAGCCGTGCAGAATGGGGGTGAAGAAGCCAACCTGCTGCTTCCTGAGCTGGGCAGCGCCTTCTATGACATGGCCAG CACCATCTTCCGTGGAGCCCAAATTGCCCTGCATCCCCTcactcctgccccctccccttccccaacaACCAG CGGCTTTGCAGTGGGTCCCCTGTCAGAGGCCAGCACTGGGGGCCCTGTCACCCCCCCGTGGAAGGAGTGTCCTATCT ACAGGGCTCCTTCTTGGAAGCAGTGGCCGAATGTACTCCCGAAAGCAGTTGTGGAGGAAGCAGGATGCTGGAGGCCTTCGCCTATGGAAATAGCGCCATCCGCTCGTAGCCCGGGCCGCCTCTCTCCCTCTGCCCAGCCCCGATGCCAaggcacccacacccacacatgcACTTACACACCCCAACCCACCCCTAGCTGA
- the CALCOCO1 gene encoding calcium-binding and coiled-coil domain-containing protein 1 isoform X3, translating to MMEESSLSRASSRGGVNFLNVARTYIPNTKVECHYTLPPGTVPSASDWIGIFKVEAACVRDYHTFVWSSVPESTADGSPIHASVQFQASYLPRPGAQLYQFRYVNRQGRVCGRSPPFQFREPRPMDELVTLEEADGGSDMLLVVPKATVLQNQLDESQQERNDLMQVKLQLEGEVTELRSRVQELEATLAAARQERAELLEQYKGLSRSHGELTEERDVLSRQQGDHVARILELEDDIQTISEKVLTKEVELDRVRDTVKALTREQEKLLGQLKDVQADKEQSETELQKAEQEVRRLNTELQEAKAQQEEKGAQAKRLKDKVAQMKDTLGQAQKRVAELEPLKEQLRGAQELAASSQQKAALLGEELASAAGARDRTIAELHRSRLEVAEVNGRLSELSLHLKEEKSQWSKERAGMLQNMEAEKDKILKLSAEVLRLEKAVQEERSQHQVLKTELAQEKDSSLVQLSESKRELTELRSALRVSQKEKEQLQEEKQELLEYMRKLEARLEKVADEKWNEDAATEDEEATAGLSCPTALTDSEDESPEDMRPPAYSLCERGEPGSSPAGPREASLVVISQPAPIAPHLSGPAEDSSSDSEAEDEKLVLLAAVQNGGEEANLLLPELGSAFYDMASGFAVGPLSEASTGGPVTPPWKECPIYRAPSWKQWPNVLPKAVVEEAGCWRPSPMEIAPSARSPGRLSPSAQPRCQGTHTHTCTYTPQPTPS from the exons ATGATGGAAGAATCATCCCTAAGCCGGGCATCATCCCGGGGTGGAGTCAACTTTCTGAATGTAGCCAGGACCTACATCCCCAATACCAAGGTGGAGTGTCATTACACCCTTCCTCCAGGCACCGTGCCTAGTGCCAGCGACTGGATTGGCATCTTCAAG GTAGAGGCTGCCTGCGTTCGGGATTACCATACATTTGTGTGGTCTTCAGTGCCCGAAAGCACAGCGGATGGTtctcctatccatgccagtgtccAGTTCCAAG CCAGCTACCTGCCCAGACCAGGAGCCCAGCTTTACCAGTTCCGATACGTGAACCGGCAGGGCCGGGTGTGTGGGCGGAGCCCCCCTTTCCAGTTCCGAGAGCCAAGGCCCATGGATGAACTGGTCACCCTGGAGGAGGCGGACGGTGGCTCTGACATGCTGCTGGTTGTCCCCAAGGCAACTGTGCTACAG AACCAGCTGGACGAGAGCCAGCAGGAGCGGAATGACCTGATGCAGGTGAAGTTGCAGCTGGAGGGCGAGGTGACAGAGCTGAGGAGCCGGGTGCAGGAGCTGGAGGCCACGCTGGCCGCTGCCAGGCAGGAGCGGGCGGAGCTGCTGGAGCAGTACAAG GGGCTTTCCCGGTCCCACGGAGAGCTCACTGAAGAGAGGGACGTCCTGAGCCGGCAACAGGGAGACCATGTGGCTCGGATCCTGGAGCTGGAAGATGACATCCAGACCATCAGTGAGAAGGTGCTGACGAAGGAGGTGGAGCTGGACAG GGTCAGAGACACCGTGAAGGCCCTGACTCGGGAACAAGAGAAGCTCCTTGGGCAACTGAAGGACGTCCAAGCAGACAAGGAGCAAAGCGAG ACTGAGCTCCAAAAGGCAGAACAGGAGGTCCGTCGCTTGAATACGGAGCTGCAGGAGGCCAAGGCCCAGCAGGAGGAGAAGGGTGCTCAGGCCAAGAGACTGAAGGACAAGGTGGCCCAGATGAAGGACACCCTAGGCCAGGCCCAGAAGCGGGTG GCTGAGCTGGAGCCCTTGAAGGAGCAGCTTCGAGGGGCCCAGGAGCTGGCAGCCTCAAGCCAGCAGAAAGCTGCCCTTCTGGGGGAGGAGCTGGCCAGCGCAGCAGGAGCCAGGGACCGCACCATCGCTGAGCTCCACCGCAGCCGCCTGGAAGTGGCTGAAGTCAACGGCAGGCTCTCCGAGCTCAGTCTGCACTTGAAGGAAGAAAAAAGCCAGTGGAGCAAGGAGAGGGCAGGGATGCTGCAGAATATGGAG GCAGAGAAGGACAAGATCCTGAAGCTGAGCGCAGAGGTCCTTCGCCTGGAGAAGGCCGTTCAGGAGGAGCGGAGTCAGCATCAGGTCCTCAAGACGGAACTGGCCCAGGAAAAGGACTCTAGCCTG GTGCAGCTGTCAGAGAGTAAGCGGGAGCTGACAGAGCTGCGCTCTGCCCTGCGAGTGTCCCAGAAGGAAAAGGAGCAGCTGCAGGAGGAGAAGCAG GAGCTGCTGGAGTACATGCGGAAGCTGGAGGCCCGCCTGGAGAAGGTGGCAGATGAGAAATGGAACGAAGACGCCGCCACAGAGGATGAGGAGGCCACAGCAGGACTGA GCTGCCCGACCGCTCTGACAGACTCCGAGGACGAGTCTCCGGAAGACATGAGGCCCCCAGCCTACAGCCTGTGTGAGCGTGGAGAGCCAGGCTCCTCCCCTGCTGGGCCTCGAGAGGCTTCCCTGGTTGTCATCAGCCAGCCAGCCCCCATTGCTCCCCACCTCTCAGGGCCAGCTGAAGACAGTAGCTCTGACTCG GAGGCGGAAGATGAGAAGTTGGTCCTCCTGGCAGCCGTGCAGAATGGGGGTGAAGAAGCCAACCTGCTGCTTCCTGAGCTGGGCAGCGCCTTCTATGACATGGCCAG CGGCTTTGCAGTGGGTCCCCTGTCAGAGGCCAGCACTGGGGGCCCTGTCACCCCCCCGTGGAAGGAGTGTCCTATCT ACAGGGCTCCTTCTTGGAAGCAGTGGCCGAATGTACTCCCGAAAGCAGTTGTGGAGGAAGCAGGATGCTGGAGGCCTTCGCCTATGGAAATAGCGCCATCCGCTCGTAGCCCGGGCCGCCTCTCTCCCTCTGCCCAGCCCCGATGCCAaggcacccacacccacacatgcACTTACACACCCCAACCCACCCCTAGCTGA
- the CALCOCO1 gene encoding calcium-binding and coiled-coil domain-containing protein 1 isoform X5, with protein MMEESSLSRASSRGGVNFLNVARTYIPNTKVECHYTLPPGTVPSASDWIGIFKVEAACVRDYHTFVWSSVPESTADGSPIHASVQFQASYLPRPGAQLYQFRYVNRQGRVCGRSPPFQFREPRPMDELVTLEEADGGSDMLLVVPKATVLQNQLDESQQERNDLMQVKLQLEGEVTELRSRVQELEATLAAARQERAELLEQYKGLSRSHGELTEERDVLSRQQGDHVARILELEDDIQTISEKVLTKEVELDRVRDTVKALTREQEKLLGQLKDVQADKEQSETELQKAEQEVRRLNTELQEAKAQQEEKGAQAKRLKDKVAQMKDTLGQAQKRVAELEPLKEQLRGAQELAASSQQKAALLGEELASAAGARDRTIAELHRSRLEVAEVNGRLSELSLHLKEEKSQWSKERAGMLQNMEAEKDKILKLSAEVLRLEKAVQEERSQHQVLKTELAQEKDSSLVQLSESKRELTELRSALRVSQKEKEQLQEEKQELLEYMRKLEARLEKVADEKWNEDAATEDEEATAGLSCPTALTDSEDESPEDMRPPAYSLCERGEPGSSPAGPREASLVVISQPAPIAPHLSGPAEDSSSDSEAEDEKLVLLAAVQNGGEEANLLLPELGSAFYDMARQGSFLEAVAECTPESSCGGSRMLEAFAYGNSAIRS; from the exons ATGATGGAAGAATCATCCCTAAGCCGGGCATCATCCCGGGGTGGAGTCAACTTTCTGAATGTAGCCAGGACCTACATCCCCAATACCAAGGTGGAGTGTCATTACACCCTTCCTCCAGGCACCGTGCCTAGTGCCAGCGACTGGATTGGCATCTTCAAG GTAGAGGCTGCCTGCGTTCGGGATTACCATACATTTGTGTGGTCTTCAGTGCCCGAAAGCACAGCGGATGGTtctcctatccatgccagtgtccAGTTCCAAG CCAGCTACCTGCCCAGACCAGGAGCCCAGCTTTACCAGTTCCGATACGTGAACCGGCAGGGCCGGGTGTGTGGGCGGAGCCCCCCTTTCCAGTTCCGAGAGCCAAGGCCCATGGATGAACTGGTCACCCTGGAGGAGGCGGACGGTGGCTCTGACATGCTGCTGGTTGTCCCCAAGGCAACTGTGCTACAG AACCAGCTGGACGAGAGCCAGCAGGAGCGGAATGACCTGATGCAGGTGAAGTTGCAGCTGGAGGGCGAGGTGACAGAGCTGAGGAGCCGGGTGCAGGAGCTGGAGGCCACGCTGGCCGCTGCCAGGCAGGAGCGGGCGGAGCTGCTGGAGCAGTACAAG GGGCTTTCCCGGTCCCACGGAGAGCTCACTGAAGAGAGGGACGTCCTGAGCCGGCAACAGGGAGACCATGTGGCTCGGATCCTGGAGCTGGAAGATGACATCCAGACCATCAGTGAGAAGGTGCTGACGAAGGAGGTGGAGCTGGACAG GGTCAGAGACACCGTGAAGGCCCTGACTCGGGAACAAGAGAAGCTCCTTGGGCAACTGAAGGACGTCCAAGCAGACAAGGAGCAAAGCGAG ACTGAGCTCCAAAAGGCAGAACAGGAGGTCCGTCGCTTGAATACGGAGCTGCAGGAGGCCAAGGCCCAGCAGGAGGAGAAGGGTGCTCAGGCCAAGAGACTGAAGGACAAGGTGGCCCAGATGAAGGACACCCTAGGCCAGGCCCAGAAGCGGGTG GCTGAGCTGGAGCCCTTGAAGGAGCAGCTTCGAGGGGCCCAGGAGCTGGCAGCCTCAAGCCAGCAGAAAGCTGCCCTTCTGGGGGAGGAGCTGGCCAGCGCAGCAGGAGCCAGGGACCGCACCATCGCTGAGCTCCACCGCAGCCGCCTGGAAGTGGCTGAAGTCAACGGCAGGCTCTCCGAGCTCAGTCTGCACTTGAAGGAAGAAAAAAGCCAGTGGAGCAAGGAGAGGGCAGGGATGCTGCAGAATATGGAG GCAGAGAAGGACAAGATCCTGAAGCTGAGCGCAGAGGTCCTTCGCCTGGAGAAGGCCGTTCAGGAGGAGCGGAGTCAGCATCAGGTCCTCAAGACGGAACTGGCCCAGGAAAAGGACTCTAGCCTG GTGCAGCTGTCAGAGAGTAAGCGGGAGCTGACAGAGCTGCGCTCTGCCCTGCGAGTGTCCCAGAAGGAAAAGGAGCAGCTGCAGGAGGAGAAGCAG GAGCTGCTGGAGTACATGCGGAAGCTGGAGGCCCGCCTGGAGAAGGTGGCAGATGAGAAATGGAACGAAGACGCCGCCACAGAGGATGAGGAGGCCACAGCAGGACTGA GCTGCCCGACCGCTCTGACAGACTCCGAGGACGAGTCTCCGGAAGACATGAGGCCCCCAGCCTACAGCCTGTGTGAGCGTGGAGAGCCAGGCTCCTCCCCTGCTGGGCCTCGAGAGGCTTCCCTGGTTGTCATCAGCCAGCCAGCCCCCATTGCTCCCCACCTCTCAGGGCCAGCTGAAGACAGTAGCTCTGACTCG GAGGCGGAAGATGAGAAGTTGGTCCTCCTGGCAGCCGTGCAGAATGGGGGTGAAGAAGCCAACCTGCTGCTTCCTGAGCTGGGCAGCGCCTTCTATGACATGGCCAG ACAGGGCTCCTTCTTGGAAGCAGTGGCCGAATGTACTCCCGAAAGCAGTTGTGGAGGAAGCAGGATGCTGGAGGCCTTCGCCTATGGAAATAGCGCCATCCGCTCGTAG
- the CALCOCO1 gene encoding calcium-binding and coiled-coil domain-containing protein 1 isoform X4 — protein MMEESSLSRASSRGGVNFLNVARTYIPNTKVECHYTLPPGTVPSASDWIGIFKVEAACVRDYHTFVWSSVPESTADGSPIHASVQFQASYLPRPGAQLYQFRYVNRQGRVCGRSPPFQFREPRPMDELVTLEEADGGSDMLLVVPKATVLQNQLDESQQERNDLMQVKLQLEGEVTELRSRVQELEATLAAARQERAELLEQYKGLSRSHGELTEERDVLSRQQGDHVARILELEDDIQTISEKVLTKEVELDRVRDTVKALTREQEKLLGQLKDVQADKEQSETELQKAEQEVRRLNTELQEAKAQQEEKGAQAKRLKDKVAQMKDTLGQAQKRVAELEPLKEQLRGAQELAASSQQKAALLGEELASAAGARDRTIAELHRSRLEVAEVNGRLSELSLHLKEEKSQWSKERAGMLQNMEAEKDKILKLSAEVLRLEKAVQEERSQHQVLKTELAQEKDSSLVQLSESKRELTELRSALRVSQKEKEQLQEEKQELLEYMRKLEARLEKVADEKWNEDAATEDEEATAGLSCPTALTDSEDESPEDMRPPAYSLCERGEPGSSPAGPREASLVVISQPAPIAPHLSGPAEDSSSDSEAEDEKLVLLAAVQNGGEEANLLLPELGSAFYDMASGFAVGPLSEASTGGPVTPPWKECPICKERFPAERDKDTLEDHMDGHFFFSTQDPFTFE, from the exons ATGATGGAAGAATCATCCCTAAGCCGGGCATCATCCCGGGGTGGAGTCAACTTTCTGAATGTAGCCAGGACCTACATCCCCAATACCAAGGTGGAGTGTCATTACACCCTTCCTCCAGGCACCGTGCCTAGTGCCAGCGACTGGATTGGCATCTTCAAG GTAGAGGCTGCCTGCGTTCGGGATTACCATACATTTGTGTGGTCTTCAGTGCCCGAAAGCACAGCGGATGGTtctcctatccatgccagtgtccAGTTCCAAG CCAGCTACCTGCCCAGACCAGGAGCCCAGCTTTACCAGTTCCGATACGTGAACCGGCAGGGCCGGGTGTGTGGGCGGAGCCCCCCTTTCCAGTTCCGAGAGCCAAGGCCCATGGATGAACTGGTCACCCTGGAGGAGGCGGACGGTGGCTCTGACATGCTGCTGGTTGTCCCCAAGGCAACTGTGCTACAG AACCAGCTGGACGAGAGCCAGCAGGAGCGGAATGACCTGATGCAGGTGAAGTTGCAGCTGGAGGGCGAGGTGACAGAGCTGAGGAGCCGGGTGCAGGAGCTGGAGGCCACGCTGGCCGCTGCCAGGCAGGAGCGGGCGGAGCTGCTGGAGCAGTACAAG GGGCTTTCCCGGTCCCACGGAGAGCTCACTGAAGAGAGGGACGTCCTGAGCCGGCAACAGGGAGACCATGTGGCTCGGATCCTGGAGCTGGAAGATGACATCCAGACCATCAGTGAGAAGGTGCTGACGAAGGAGGTGGAGCTGGACAG GGTCAGAGACACCGTGAAGGCCCTGACTCGGGAACAAGAGAAGCTCCTTGGGCAACTGAAGGACGTCCAAGCAGACAAGGAGCAAAGCGAG ACTGAGCTCCAAAAGGCAGAACAGGAGGTCCGTCGCTTGAATACGGAGCTGCAGGAGGCCAAGGCCCAGCAGGAGGAGAAGGGTGCTCAGGCCAAGAGACTGAAGGACAAGGTGGCCCAGATGAAGGACACCCTAGGCCAGGCCCAGAAGCGGGTG GCTGAGCTGGAGCCCTTGAAGGAGCAGCTTCGAGGGGCCCAGGAGCTGGCAGCCTCAAGCCAGCAGAAAGCTGCCCTTCTGGGGGAGGAGCTGGCCAGCGCAGCAGGAGCCAGGGACCGCACCATCGCTGAGCTCCACCGCAGCCGCCTGGAAGTGGCTGAAGTCAACGGCAGGCTCTCCGAGCTCAGTCTGCACTTGAAGGAAGAAAAAAGCCAGTGGAGCAAGGAGAGGGCAGGGATGCTGCAGAATATGGAG GCAGAGAAGGACAAGATCCTGAAGCTGAGCGCAGAGGTCCTTCGCCTGGAGAAGGCCGTTCAGGAGGAGCGGAGTCAGCATCAGGTCCTCAAGACGGAACTGGCCCAGGAAAAGGACTCTAGCCTG GTGCAGCTGTCAGAGAGTAAGCGGGAGCTGACAGAGCTGCGCTCTGCCCTGCGAGTGTCCCAGAAGGAAAAGGAGCAGCTGCAGGAGGAGAAGCAG GAGCTGCTGGAGTACATGCGGAAGCTGGAGGCCCGCCTGGAGAAGGTGGCAGATGAGAAATGGAACGAAGACGCCGCCACAGAGGATGAGGAGGCCACAGCAGGACTGA GCTGCCCGACCGCTCTGACAGACTCCGAGGACGAGTCTCCGGAAGACATGAGGCCCCCAGCCTACAGCCTGTGTGAGCGTGGAGAGCCAGGCTCCTCCCCTGCTGGGCCTCGAGAGGCTTCCCTGGTTGTCATCAGCCAGCCAGCCCCCATTGCTCCCCACCTCTCAGGGCCAGCTGAAGACAGTAGCTCTGACTCG GAGGCGGAAGATGAGAAGTTGGTCCTCCTGGCAGCCGTGCAGAATGGGGGTGAAGAAGCCAACCTGCTGCTTCCTGAGCTGGGCAGCGCCTTCTATGACATGGCCAG CGGCTTTGCAGTGGGTCCCCTGTCAGAGGCCAGCACTGGGGGCCCTGTCACCCCCCCGTGGAAGGAGTGTCCTATCTGTAAGGAGCGCTTCCCTGCGGAGAGGGACAAGGATACCCTGGAGGACCACATGGACGGACACTTCTTTTTCAGCACCCAGGACCCCTTCACCTTTGAATGA